One region of Streptomyces capillispiralis genomic DNA includes:
- a CDS encoding amidase: MQPFELSLTEASRAVRARELSPVELTASVLARIAAVEGRLGAYVTVAAEAALAAAHRAEREISGSGPRGPLHGIPMALKDLIDAQGMPTTASSHVRAGHVAERDSRAAERLGAAGAVLLGKTHTHEFAYGLTTPQTNNAWDHSRVAGGSSGGSAVAVAAGGATFAMGTDTGGSIRVPAALNGVVGLKPTYGLVPRTGVTSLSWSLDHVGPLARTVQDVALVLSATAGRDPRDPASVPGPVLDRFPGGDLRGLKVGVPRNHYFDRVTPEVEESVRGAIERLAELGAELVDVEIPMARYIQAVQWGLMVPEATAYHERSLRATPDLYAADVRILLEAGELTSAGDYLRAQRARTLMRDAWARMFDAIDVLAAPTVPMTAVEAGQEAVEWVDGTTEAVSDSYVRLCAPANITGVPALTLPVGHDRAGLPIGMQLMARPFHDATVLRVGRVYEESVAGAGRLAPLAA; this comes from the coding sequence ATGCAACCGTTTGAGCTGTCGCTGACCGAAGCCTCCCGTGCGGTGCGCGCACGGGAGCTGTCCCCCGTCGAACTCACCGCATCGGTGCTCGCCCGTATCGCCGCCGTCGAAGGACGGCTGGGCGCCTACGTCACCGTCGCCGCCGAAGCGGCCCTGGCCGCAGCGCACCGTGCCGAACGGGAGATCTCCGGAAGCGGACCGCGCGGGCCGCTGCACGGGATCCCCATGGCGCTCAAGGATCTGATCGACGCACAGGGGATGCCCACCACGGCGAGCTCGCACGTCCGGGCGGGGCACGTGGCGGAACGCGACAGCCGGGCGGCCGAACGGCTCGGCGCCGCCGGGGCCGTCCTCCTGGGCAAGACGCACACGCACGAGTTCGCCTACGGCCTGACCACTCCGCAGACGAACAACGCCTGGGACCACAGCCGGGTCGCGGGCGGGTCGAGCGGCGGCTCGGCGGTGGCTGTCGCCGCCGGCGGGGCGACGTTCGCCATGGGCACGGACACGGGCGGTTCCATCCGGGTCCCCGCGGCCCTGAACGGCGTGGTGGGCCTCAAGCCGACCTACGGCCTGGTCCCCCGCACGGGCGTGACCTCGCTGTCCTGGTCCCTGGACCACGTGGGCCCTCTCGCCCGCACCGTCCAGGACGTCGCGCTGGTGCTGTCGGCGACCGCCGGCCGCGACCCGCGCGACCCGGCGAGCGTGCCCGGCCCGGTGCTGGACCGCTTCCCGGGAGGCGACCTGCGAGGATTGAAGGTCGGCGTACCGCGAAACCACTACTTCGACCGGGTCACGCCCGAGGTCGAGGAGTCCGTACGCGGCGCGATCGAACGGCTGGCGGAGCTGGGGGCGGAGCTCGTCGACGTCGAGATCCCGATGGCGCGCTACATCCAGGCCGTCCAGTGGGGGCTGATGGTTCCCGAGGCCACCGCCTACCACGAGCGGTCGCTGCGGGCCACCCCCGACCTGTACGCGGCGGACGTGCGCATCCTGCTGGAGGCCGGCGAACTCACCTCCGCGGGCGACTACCTCCGCGCCCAGCGGGCCCGCACCTTGATGCGAGACGCCTGGGCCCGCATGTTCGACGCAATCGACGTCCTCGCCGCGCCGACGGTGCCGATGACCGCCGTCGAGGCGGGGCAGGAAGCCGTCGAGTGGGTCGATGGCACGACCGAGGCCGTGTCGGACAGCTACGTCCGCCTCTGTGCCCCGGCCAACATCACCGGCGTCCCGGCCCTCACCCTGCCGGTCGGTCACGACCGCGCCGGACTGCCGATCGGCATGCAGCTGATGGCGCGCCCCTTCCACGACGCGACGGTGCTCCGCGTGGGCCGGGTCTACGAGGAGTCGGTGGCCGGCGCGGGGCGGCTTGCTCCCCTCGCTGCCTGA
- a CDS encoding MFS transporter, producing the protein MQSVPAGLAPPRTSPSGRLPFALHASILIALLAASSAPTPLYPRYQAQWQLSSLDITVVFSAYALALLIALLTTGTLSDHVGRRPVLLGALAVQVASMALFATAGGLTTLIGARVLQGIATGVATSAAGAALLDLEDPARPGRPALANSIAPVTGMAAGVLAATLMVRFAPVPTITVYAALIAVFAAQAIALVSTSETVRRRPGALRSTRPHLALPPAAAHALLLNGAGVVAVWALGGFYSSLGPGFTRLISPDGPGYAGGMVFFTLTAVAAPTVYFTRRMRADVCALLGSCAVIPAAVLTLGALHFAGPVLLFAGAALAGFGFGAVSQGALRAVVDSVPAREKGGTLASFHVLSYLAMSLPAIGAGALTAGFGLRAAALAHAGCVAVLATVAVATLTAPLRGRRRTPSPDAHSRPATSNCTSASPDTHAPDVSVLATHDR; encoded by the coding sequence ATGCAGAGCGTCCCCGCGGGCCTCGCGCCTCCCCGCACCTCCCCCTCCGGACGTCTGCCGTTCGCACTGCACGCCTCGATCCTGATCGCGCTGCTCGCCGCATCCAGCGCGCCGACCCCGCTGTACCCCCGCTACCAGGCTCAGTGGCAGTTGTCGTCCCTCGACATCACCGTGGTCTTCAGCGCCTACGCCCTGGCGCTCCTGATCGCACTGCTGACCACCGGAACCCTTTCCGACCATGTCGGACGCCGCCCCGTGCTCCTGGGCGCGCTCGCGGTCCAGGTCGCCTCCATGGCACTGTTCGCGACGGCCGGCGGCCTGACCACCCTGATCGGCGCCCGCGTGCTGCAGGGCATCGCGACCGGCGTGGCGACCAGCGCGGCAGGTGCGGCTCTCCTCGACCTGGAAGACCCCGCCCGGCCGGGTCGCCCCGCTCTGGCCAACAGCATCGCGCCGGTGACGGGCATGGCGGCCGGCGTCCTGGCAGCCACCCTCATGGTGCGCTTCGCCCCCGTTCCGACGATCACGGTGTACGCGGCCCTGATCGCCGTGTTCGCCGCGCAGGCCATCGCCCTCGTCTCGACGTCCGAGACCGTCCGCCGCCGTCCCGGAGCACTGCGCTCGACGCGGCCCCACCTGGCGCTGCCGCCGGCGGCCGCCCACGCTCTCCTGCTCAACGGCGCCGGCGTCGTCGCCGTCTGGGCACTCGGCGGCTTCTACTCGTCCCTGGGACCGGGCTTCACACGGCTCATCTCCCCCGACGGACCCGGATACGCCGGCGGCATGGTCTTCTTCACGCTGACGGCCGTCGCCGCCCCGACGGTGTACTTCACGCGCAGGATGCGTGCCGACGTCTGCGCTCTTCTCGGGAGCTGCGCGGTGATTCCGGCGGCCGTCCTGACCCTGGGTGCCCTCCATTTCGCCGGCCCCGTACTTCTCTTCGCCGGGGCGGCGCTGGCCGGGTTCGGCTTCGGAGCCGTCTCCCAGGGTGCGCTGCGCGCGGTCGTCGACTCGGTCCCGGCCCGGGAGAAGGGCGGCACGCTCGCCTCCTTCCACGTACTCAGCTACCTGGCGATGAGTCTGCCCGCCATCGGCGCCGGCGCCCTCACCGCCGGCTTCGGGCTGCGTGCGGCAGCACTGGCCCATGCCGGCTGCGTGGCCGTACTGGCGACCGTCGCGGTCGCGACCCTGACCGCGCCGCTGCGCGGTCGGCGCCGGACACCGTCCCCGGACGCCCACTCCCGCCCGGCAACGAGCAACTGCACATCTGCCTCACCCGACACACACGCCCCAGACGTCTCGGTCCTCGCGACCCATGACAGGTAA
- a CDS encoding MBL fold metallo-hydrolase — MFTSSHTTKSTTPPASSWTVGDHTVRRIDEVVLPARTGPWLLPGATPDLVSRTPWLSPEFADEQGVLRLASHSFAVEVDGMRVLVDTGIGNGKRRANPAWHNLNSDYEARLRAAGFAPESVDVVVLTHLHADHVGWNTRAEGDAWVPTFPNARYLTSRIEWDYWAGVDMEEARRQMFRDSVHPVREAGLFDLIDVADEGTDVAPGIRLLPTPGHTPGQVAVELSSRGETALVTGDSIHHPVQMAHPELCSCVDVAPELAARTRNQVLGSLAGTSTLLLGSHFPPPTAGHVLREDGGYRLVPAPPGATPIGG, encoded by the coding sequence GTGTTCACCTCATCACACACGACCAAGTCCACTACTCCCCCCGCCTCTTCCTGGACGGTGGGCGACCACACCGTACGACGCATCGACGAAGTGGTCCTGCCCGCCCGGACCGGTCCGTGGCTGCTGCCCGGGGCGACCCCTGACCTCGTGAGCCGGACTCCCTGGCTGAGCCCCGAATTCGCCGACGAGCAAGGCGTCCTGCGCCTGGCGAGTCACAGCTTCGCCGTCGAGGTGGACGGCATGCGGGTGCTGGTGGACACCGGCATCGGAAACGGGAAGCGGCGCGCCAACCCCGCCTGGCACAACCTGAACAGCGACTACGAGGCACGGCTACGGGCGGCGGGCTTCGCGCCGGAGAGCGTCGACGTCGTGGTCCTGACCCACCTCCACGCCGACCACGTGGGGTGGAACACGCGTGCCGAGGGCGACGCCTGGGTGCCGACCTTCCCGAACGCGCGCTATCTCACCTCACGCATCGAGTGGGACTACTGGGCGGGTGTCGACATGGAGGAGGCGCGTCGGCAGATGTTCCGGGACTCGGTCCATCCCGTCCGGGAAGCAGGTCTGTTCGACCTCATCGATGTCGCGGACGAGGGCACGGACGTCGCGCCGGGAATCCGTCTGCTGCCCACCCCCGGCCACACACCGGGGCAGGTGGCGGTGGAACTGAGCAGCCGCGGCGAGACCGCGTTGGTCACCGGCGACAGCATCCACCACCCGGTCCAGATGGCGCATCCGGAGCTCTGCAGCTGTGTGGACGTCGCTCCCGAACTCGCGGCCAGGACCCGGAACCAGGTGCTCGGCTCACTGGCCGGTACGTCGACTCTCCTGCTCGGGAGCCACTTCCCGCCGCCGACCGCCGGACACGTGCTGCGCGAGGACGGCGGGTACCGACTGGTCCCGGCTCCCCCAGGGGCCACGCCCATCGGCGGCTGA
- a CDS encoding sensor histidine kinase, which translates to MSPIETEGTRGQLTARRRRTPRLRTLLIWLAIIPILAMSAQVAMTAQPLVHQSKQLRADVAVAERTDVPLTRLMVELQAERTMTATRWASGSVSEKELREQRAATDRAADEFRRAADGALAATGRENDHYVTELKHSLADLAAFRERADARSGDADRTIGYYSDLVDHIIRVYQNEFSHAEDAELIQESGLVVTVFTVTEMVARETTILAMAGPSRRLSPSGFAEFVNSVGSQRYQYDEWVAPYLTTEDKAAYDQVFASDGWKTKVRLEDVVISDHQSTASGIELPEEADAWQAAYDEFAPRLAALNAEQGRALLVHADAKATQLENEVIWLIVGNGAAVIAVAAVIVLTTRSVLRRLRGLHQRTVAIAEDTLPDVVARLQRGQPVDDDALPAVSGDRDEVGRISDAFARVVSVSVDGHARLAAERQGFGMFAAGIASRTGNLVSRQLALTDELQDAFGHDEELLARLMRSDQLTVGMRRQIENLLILAGGEIPDPHTEPMRVADLLREAAAEVEDFRRIERQALDEISVAPRVISEISHLLAELLDNATRFSPPQSKVVIRAELVTDGLSVDIEDRGPRVTAATYEEMNGRLHSAPPYAVLAENAHRLGLFVVGHIAEQLGATVTLRRSVYGGTSAVVILPKELLVPTEPVRAGKEAPRAAMPAPAPGPFDERKPELVLHAKTRSAARRTPERLPERPVESKPSVPSPTRNGDAKPALPERIPQAHIAEQLRAPHAAETGVHQDAATPEEVADAWADYEHGTQTVEEELRQDQP; encoded by the coding sequence ATGTCTCCCATAGAAACCGAAGGCACACGAGGGCAGCTGACGGCTCGTCGGCGGCGTACTCCGCGCCTGCGTACGCTGCTCATTTGGCTGGCCATCATCCCTATCCTGGCGATGAGCGCCCAAGTGGCCATGACCGCACAGCCGCTGGTACACCAGTCAAAGCAACTACGCGCTGATGTGGCAGTCGCTGAGCGGACCGATGTACCCCTGACCAGGCTGATGGTCGAACTCCAGGCTGAGCGGACGATGACCGCCACACGGTGGGCGAGCGGCTCCGTGTCCGAGAAGGAGCTGCGCGAGCAGCGCGCGGCCACGGACCGGGCCGCGGACGAGTTCCGCCGGGCGGCGGACGGAGCTCTGGCGGCGACCGGGCGCGAAAACGATCATTACGTCACGGAGCTGAAGCACAGCCTCGCGGATCTGGCCGCGTTCCGCGAGCGCGCGGACGCCCGCAGCGGGGACGCGGACCGGACGATCGGCTACTACTCCGACCTCGTCGACCACATCATCCGGGTGTACCAGAACGAGTTCAGCCATGCGGAAGACGCCGAGCTCATCCAGGAGAGCGGCCTGGTCGTCACGGTGTTCACGGTGACCGAGATGGTGGCACGCGAGACCACCATCCTCGCCATGGCCGGGCCGTCCAGGCGTCTGAGCCCTTCCGGGTTCGCCGAATTCGTCAACTCCGTCGGATCCCAGCGGTACCAGTACGACGAGTGGGTCGCGCCGTATCTGACGACCGAGGACAAAGCGGCCTACGACCAGGTCTTCGCCTCGGACGGCTGGAAGACGAAGGTCCGCCTCGAGGACGTGGTCATCTCCGACCACCAGAGCACCGCGTCCGGCATCGAGCTGCCCGAGGAAGCTGACGCCTGGCAGGCCGCGTACGACGAGTTCGCGCCGCGCCTTGCCGCGCTCAACGCGGAACAGGGGCGAGCACTGCTCGTGCACGCCGACGCCAAGGCCACGCAGTTGGAGAACGAGGTCATCTGGCTGATCGTCGGAAACGGCGCGGCCGTCATCGCCGTCGCGGCCGTCATCGTGCTCACCACGCGCTCCGTGCTCCGCCGCCTGCGCGGTCTGCACCAACGTACGGTGGCCATTGCCGAGGACACGCTGCCGGACGTCGTTGCCCGGCTCCAGCGCGGGCAGCCCGTCGACGACGACGCGCTGCCCGCGGTGAGCGGGGACCGGGACGAGGTCGGACGTATCAGCGACGCGTTCGCCCGGGTCGTCTCCGTATCCGTCGACGGGCATGCGCGGCTCGCGGCCGAGCGTCAGGGTTTCGGTATGTTCGCCGCGGGCATCGCCTCGCGCACCGGAAACCTGGTCAGCCGCCAGTTGGCCCTCACCGACGAACTGCAGGACGCCTTCGGGCACGACGAGGAGCTTCTCGCCCGGTTGATGCGATCCGACCAGTTGACGGTGGGCATGCGGCGGCAGATCGAGAACCTGCTCATCCTGGCAGGTGGGGAGATCCCCGATCCGCACACCGAGCCCATGCGCGTCGCCGACCTGCTGCGCGAGGCCGCGGCGGAAGTCGAGGACTTCCGGCGGATCGAGCGCCAGGCCCTGGACGAGATCAGCGTGGCACCGCGGGTGATCAGCGAGATCAGCCACCTCCTGGCGGAACTCCTGGACAACGCCACCCGGTTCTCCCCGCCGCAGTCGAAGGTGGTCATCCGTGCCGAACTGGTGACGGACGGGCTGTCGGTCGACATCGAGGACCGCGGGCCTCGGGTGACCGCCGCCACCTACGAGGAGATGAACGGGCGTCTGCACTCGGCCCCGCCGTATGCCGTCCTGGCGGAGAACGCGCACCGGCTCGGGCTGTTCGTGGTCGGCCACATCGCCGAACAGCTCGGGGCCACAGTGACGCTGCGCCGCTCGGTGTACGGGGGGACGTCGGCCGTGGTGATCCTCCCCAAGGAACTCCTCGTGCCGACCGAACCGGTCCGGGCGGGAAAGGAAGCGCCCCGCGCGGCGATGCCCGCCCCGGCACCGGGCCCGTTCGACGAACGCAAGCCCGAACTGGTCCTGCACGCGAAGACCAGGTCGGCCGCCCGCAGGACGCCGGAGCGCTTGCCCGAGCGGCCGGTGGAGAGCAAGCCGTCGGTTCCTTCCCCGACACGGAACGGTGACGCGAAGCCGGCCCTCCCGGAACGGATCCCACAGGCTCACATCGCCGAGCAGCTCCGCGCGCCGCACGCAGCGGAGACCGGCGTCCATCAGGACGCGGCGACACCCGAAGAAGTGGCCGACGCCTGGGCGGACTACGAACACGGGACTCAGACAGTGGAAGAAGAACTCCGACAGGATCAGCCATGA
- a CDS encoding roadblock/LC7 domain-containing protein yields MTTTNDMIYSVLDNNLSRIAGIKGAVLLSNDGIKLSSYELERDQAERIAAASSGIASTMKAISREVDGGRVIRQLVEMDDCYLCIVGCGEGSTLIVVTSRKARLGELGGEAVRTAQALGEWLSTPDRGQAQPS; encoded by the coding sequence ATGACGACAACGAACGACATGATCTACAGCGTCCTGGACAACAACCTGAGCAGGATCGCCGGCATCAAGGGAGCCGTGCTCCTGTCCAACGACGGGATCAAGCTCAGCTCGTACGAGCTGGAACGGGACCAGGCGGAGCGCATAGCCGCCGCGTCCTCCGGCATCGCTTCCACGATGAAGGCGATATCCAGGGAGGTCGACGGCGGCCGGGTGATCCGTCAGCTGGTCGAGATGGACGACTGCTATCTCTGCATCGTCGGGTGCGGGGAGGGCAGCACGCTCATCGTGGTGACCTCCCGCAAGGCGCGGCTGGGGGAGCTGGGCGGTGAAGCCGTGCGCACCGCCCAGGCGCTCGGTGAGTGGCTGAGCACGCCTGATCGCGGCCAGGCGCAGCCGTCGTAA
- a CDS encoding DUF742 domain-containing protein, with protein sequence MADEPRPGEGGHRRTRLYALTDGRTAAAHTALTMDTTITAVAVADGHSGLPSEWQAILAMCSPPGGLAVAEIAARMRMRLTPMTLLLGELAERGLIEHRPPLEGAETTNVHLLMRIRDNLAWI encoded by the coding sequence ATGGCGGACGAGCCCAGGCCGGGAGAGGGAGGCCACCGCCGGACGCGGCTGTACGCGCTGACCGATGGACGTACGGCGGCTGCACACACCGCCCTCACCATGGACACCACGATCACGGCTGTGGCCGTCGCGGACGGCCACAGCGGCCTGCCCAGCGAGTGGCAGGCCATCCTCGCGATGTGCTCGCCTCCGGGCGGCCTGGCGGTCGCCGAGATCGCGGCGCGCATGCGCATGCGCCTCACTCCCATGACGCTTCTTCTCGGCGAACTCGCGGAGCGGGGGCTGATCGAGCACCGGCCACCCCTGGAAGGGGCCGAGACCACCAATGTCCACCTGCTCATGAGAATCAGGGACAACCTTGCCTGGATATGA
- a CDS encoding GTP-binding protein: protein MPGYDAPAREAAPVKILIAGGFGVGKTTLIETVSEIEPLRTEERLTSAGVGVDDLDGIESKAATTVAMDFGRITLTEAQVVLYLFGTPGQERFWFMWDDLLNGALGAIVLVDTRRLDRSFPAVDFFENRGVPFLVAANCFHGEQPYTVEEIRAALHLRDPNTPIHLLDARLRDDARGALLSLLDMLIAKAGGAATG, encoded by the coding sequence TTGCCTGGATATGACGCCCCTGCCCGTGAAGCGGCCCCCGTCAAGATCCTCATCGCTGGGGGATTCGGCGTCGGCAAGACGACCCTGATCGAGACGGTCTCCGAGATCGAGCCGTTGCGCACCGAGGAGCGGCTGACGAGCGCGGGCGTCGGCGTCGACGACCTCGACGGCATCGAGTCCAAGGCGGCCACCACCGTCGCGATGGACTTCGGCCGCATCACCCTCACCGAGGCACAGGTCGTGCTCTACCTGTTCGGCACACCTGGCCAGGAGCGCTTCTGGTTCATGTGGGACGACCTGCTGAACGGGGCACTCGGGGCGATCGTCCTCGTCGACACACGACGCCTCGACCGCAGTTTCCCGGCCGTCGACTTCTTCGAGAACCGAGGGGTTCCGTTCCTGGTCGCCGCGAACTGTTTCCACGGCGAACAGCCCTACACCGTCGAGGAGATCAGGGCGGCGCTGCATCTGCGTGACCCGAACACACCCATCCACTTGCTCGATGCCCGCCTCCGTGACGACGCGCGCGGTGCGCTGCTCTCGCTTCTGGACATGCTCATCGCCAAGGCCGGGGGCGCGGCGACCGGCTGA
- a CDS encoding Shedu anti-phage system protein SduA domain-containing protein, translating to MKRRKPDEDRYGQISSISLSGRLNFRGGLGRRAWPHTVKHLTKPGDADHGDLLAKAREEATAEDRHPERVTNRELALLDRWKVPRRPSMVDCRALHEAMDNATEERPMQVVLENHPALLANVIAGHHGIWVRPQVRLGDRYVSDFLIASRTSAGLRWHLVELESPTERLTNPGNQRASPTLRHAIDQIQDWREWLKVNLLSARALLPGITVDARGLIIMGREDVTDSAREIRDRHSVNDRIEIRTYDWLLRAGLGADSTLPGLLDTETGDLDRDW from the coding sequence GTGAAGAGAAGAAAGCCCGATGAGGATCGATACGGGCAGATCAGCTCGATCAGCCTGAGCGGTCGGTTGAACTTCCGCGGTGGTCTCGGACGCCGCGCGTGGCCCCATACCGTCAAGCACCTGACGAAGCCGGGCGACGCCGACCACGGCGATCTGCTCGCCAAGGCACGCGAAGAAGCCACTGCCGAGGACCGGCACCCTGAGCGCGTTACCAACCGCGAGCTGGCCCTGCTCGACAGATGGAAGGTGCCTCGGCGCCCGTCAATGGTGGACTGCCGAGCCCTCCACGAGGCGATGGACAACGCCACCGAGGAACGGCCCATGCAGGTCGTCCTGGAGAACCACCCAGCCCTCCTGGCCAACGTGATCGCCGGCCACCACGGAATCTGGGTCCGCCCGCAGGTTCGTCTGGGCGACAGGTACGTCTCGGACTTCCTCATCGCCAGTCGGACCTCGGCTGGCCTTCGCTGGCACCTCGTCGAACTGGAAAGCCCCACCGAGCGGCTCACCAACCCTGGAAACCAGCGTGCCTCGCCCACGCTGCGCCATGCCATCGACCAGATCCAGGACTGGCGCGAGTGGCTGAAGGTCAACCTCCTGTCTGCCCGGGCTTTGCTCCCGGGCATCACCGTGGATGCACGCGGGCTCATCATCATGGGTCGGGAGGACGTGACGGACAGCGCCCGCGAGATCCGGGATCGCCATTCCGTGAACGACCGGATTGAAATCCGGACGTACGACTGGCTCTTGCGGGCCGGCCTCGGTGCCGACTCAACGCTCCCAGGTTTGCTCGACACAGAAACTGGAGACCTCGACCGCGACTGGTAG
- a CDS encoding recombinase family protein yields the protein MTLTDMFDADDDLLAAFPARPSEIRIGYARVSTGGQKLDRQVDALTLARCRRIIKEKKSGKNDARPELKACHAFLEPGDTLVGCAPRWAISPLP from the coding sequence ATGACCCTGACCGACATGTTCGACGCCGACGACGACCTCCTGGCCGCCTTCCCCGCGCGGCCGAGTGAGATCCGCATCGGCTACGCGCGGGTGTCGACCGGTGGGCAGAAGCTAGACCGGCAGGTAGACGCGCTCACCCTCGCGCGGTGTCGGCGAATCATCAAGGAGAAGAAGTCGGGCAAGAACGACGCCCGGCCGGAGCTGAAGGCGTGCCACGCCTTCCTGGAGCCCGGGGACACCCTCGTCGGCTGCGCCCCGAGGTGGGCGATATCGCCGTTACCGTGA
- a CDS encoding Dps family protein, with product MHASPTLTKNLQAVLVDLIDLCLLGKQAHWNILGANFRDLHLQLDEIVDAARGFADDTAERMRALYAVPDGRSSTVAATSHLDQFPEGEITTHDAIDQVTLRLYQAIGTIRDVHDEVDEEDPTTADLLHGFIGRLEQLAWMVSAENRAPSTAVQASAGHPEAGARL from the coding sequence GTGCACGCATCGCCCACCCTCACGAAGAACCTCCAGGCCGTCCTGGTGGACCTCATCGACCTGTGCCTGCTGGGCAAGCAGGCCCACTGGAACATCCTCGGGGCCAACTTCCGCGACCTCCACCTGCAGCTCGACGAGATTGTTGACGCCGCTCGTGGGTTCGCCGATGACACCGCCGAGCGCATGCGCGCGCTCTACGCAGTCCCGGACGGGCGGTCCTCCACGGTCGCCGCCACCAGCCACCTCGACCAGTTCCCCGAGGGCGAGATCACGACCCACGACGCCATCGACCAGGTGACCCTGCGCCTCTACCAGGCCATCGGAACCATTCGCGACGTCCACGACGAGGTCGACGAGGAAGACCCGACGACCGCCGACCTCCTCCACGGCTTCATCGGGCGCCTCGAGCAGCTCGCATGGATGGTCTCCGCCGAGAACCGCGCGCCGAGCACTGCCGTGCAGGCGAGCGCTGGTCATCCCGAAGCCGGAGCAAGGTTGTAG
- a CDS encoding alpha/beta fold hydrolase — MPFVTTQDGTEIFYKDWGPRDAQPIMFHHGWPLSSDDWDAQMLYFLTNGYRVIASDRRGHGRSSDIGSGHDMDHYASDVDAVVQHLDLRNVVHVGHSTGGGQVARYVAKFGQPQGRVAKAVLVAAVPPLMVQTAEHPDGVPVSVFDGFRDALSANRAEFFHAVASGPFYGFNRDGVPLSQQVVDNWWRQGMTGSALAHYEGIKAFSETDQTADLKAITVPVLVLQGDDDQVVPYREAAVKQAELLQDATLKIYEGLSHGMLTVNASDINPDILAFVQQP, encoded by the coding sequence ATGCCGTTCGTCACCACGCAAGATGGCACCGAGATCTTCTACAAGGACTGGGGCCCGCGCGATGCCCAGCCCATCATGTTCCACCACGGTTGGCCGCTGTCCTCGGATGACTGGGACGCGCAGATGCTGTACTTCCTCACCAACGGCTACCGCGTGATCGCCAGCGACCGTCGCGGACACGGGCGTTCCTCCGACATCGGCTCCGGTCACGACATGGACCACTACGCCAGCGACGTCGACGCCGTCGTGCAGCACCTGGATCTGCGCAACGTTGTGCACGTCGGACACTCCACCGGTGGTGGACAGGTCGCGCGGTACGTGGCCAAGTTCGGCCAGCCCCAGGGCCGCGTCGCGAAGGCGGTACTCGTCGCGGCGGTGCCCCCGCTGATGGTGCAGACCGCCGAGCACCCCGACGGTGTTCCCGTCTCGGTCTTCGACGGCTTCCGCGACGCTCTCTCGGCCAACCGGGCGGAGTTCTTCCACGCGGTGGCCTCCGGTCCCTTCTACGGGTTCAACCGTGACGGCGTCCCGCTTTCGCAGCAGGTCGTGGACAACTGGTGGCGCCAGGGGATGACCGGAAGCGCCCTTGCCCACTACGAGGGCATCAAGGCGTTCTCGGAAACCGACCAGACTGCAGACCTCAAGGCCATCACCGTGCCGGTGCTCGTCCTGCAGGGCGACGACGACCAGGTCGTCCCGTACCGGGAAGCCGCCGTCAAGCAGGCGGAGCTCCTGCAGGATGCGACCTTGAAGATCTACGAGGGTCTGTCGCACGGAATGCTCACCGTGAATGCCAGCGACATCAACCCTGACATCCTCGCGTTCGTCCAGCAGCCCTGA
- a CDS encoding TetR/AcrR family transcriptional regulator — protein MARTVLDRSDVVHALAGVFRKRGFEGGSLSVIQQETGVGRGSLYHFFPRGKTDMAAAVLEQVSEWFEERIFTPLRTANDAAEAIEAMSQEVAEYFTSRNRVCLFAAMTLGEEQDTFADAVRTYFTDWVDALAGVLRTGGLPPQEAADRALDAVAAIQGGLILARAYGDDVTFLGIVARTEQHLLGATR, from the coding sequence ATGGCACGAACCGTCCTCGACCGCTCGGACGTCGTCCACGCCCTCGCCGGCGTCTTCCGCAAGCGAGGTTTTGAAGGCGGCTCCCTGTCGGTCATTCAGCAGGAGACTGGCGTCGGCCGCGGCAGCCTGTACCACTTCTTCCCACGAGGGAAGACCGACATGGCCGCTGCCGTCCTCGAGCAGGTAAGCGAGTGGTTCGAGGAACGGATCTTCACCCCCCTGCGCACTGCCAACGACGCCGCCGAGGCGATCGAAGCAATGTCTCAGGAGGTGGCGGAGTACTTCACCTCGCGCAATCGCGTGTGCCTGTTCGCCGCGATGACCTTGGGTGAAGAACAGGACACGTTCGCCGACGCGGTGCGGACCTACTTCACCGACTGGGTCGACGCCCTGGCGGGAGTGCTGCGCACCGGCGGTCTCCCACCTCAGGAAGCGGCAGACCGCGCGCTGGACGCAGTCGCGGCAATACAGGGCGGGCTGATCTTGGCCCGTGCATACGGCGACGACGTGACGTTCCTCGGAATCGTCGCCCGCACCGAGCAGCACCTGCTCGGTGCCACTCGCTGA